DNA sequence from the bacterium genome:
AAAGAGCTATCGAAAAAACAATTGAAGAAAAATGACCGAGAATAGGTTTTAATAATACAACAGCTTGTTGTAACTCTGTTACAACAACATGATGATCAAAAAAAGTAGCGGCAGCAACAATTATAATTGCGCAATTAATTGCCCAACCTATAATCATCGAAAAAAGTGTATCAATAAAAGAATACTTAAGGTGTTTTTTTATTTTGTCTTCGCCTTCCAGATGCCACTCTTTGTTGTTAATAATTTCTGAGTGTAAAAATAAATTATGAGGCATTACTACTGCACCGAGCATTGCCATAATCACAAATAATGATCCATGCGGAAAAGAAGGAATAAACGAGCTTGAAGCAACCACGCCCCAGTTTATATGAGGAAGATTTAATTCAAATAAAAATGATATTCCTATCAATGAAACAAAACCAATGATTAAGTTTTCAAGTTTTTTATAAGAATTTGTCGCCAATAACCATGAACAAAATATTGCCGACAAAATAGCGCCTATTTTTATAGGTAAATGAAACAACATGTTTAAAGCTATAGCAGAACCGATTATTTCTGCCAGAGCAGTAGCAATTACTGCCAAAATTGCTGAAAATAAAACAGGTCTTGATATGTATGGTTTAAGATATGCAGTTGCTGCTTCTGCTAAACACATGCCGGAAACTATACCAAGCTGAGCAGCGTTTTGCTGTAAAATTATTAAAATAAAAGTTGCTATAGTAATAACCCAGAGTAAAGAATAACCAAAAGTAGAACCAGCCGCAATGTTAGCTGCCCAATTCCCGGGATCAATAAATCCAACAGTTACTAATACTCCTGTCCCTAGATATTTAAGAAAGTTTTTAGCTCTTAGGCTTGGTTTATGTGTTTCTTTTAAAGATTCAATTATTTTATTTGATGAAAGCATTTTTTGCTAAACCGATCTAGTTTTAATAAAGTCTCATAGTTTTTTTGATTTCTTTTAAGAACAAAGCTGCTTCTTCTCTTGCTTTTTGACTTCCTGTTTTGATTATTTCATGAATATAATCAGGATTTTTTTCAAATTCAAGTCTTTTTTCTCTTGTATCTTTAAATTGGTTATTTATAATGGAAGCCAGTTCTCTCTTGCAGTCTGCACAGCCCCAGAGAGCATTTTCGCAGTTATACCGTTGTTTTTTAACGGTTTCTTCGTCCGCAAAAATTTTATAATAAGGGCATACCACTTCGCAGTTTTCAGGATTTCCGGGGTCTGTTTTCTTAATCCTGTTTCTGTCAGTAATTGCCTGCATGATTTTTTTAGTGGTAATTTCTTCTGAATCAGAAATTTTTATATCGTTGTTAAAAGATTTCCCCATTTTTTGACCGTCTATTCCTTTCAATAAAGGTGTTTCAGTTAGTTTTGGTTGAGGTTCTTTAATCAAATTTGTTTTATAAAGGTGGTTAAATCTTCTTGCGATGTCCCTTGAAATTTCGAGGTGTGCAAGCTGATCTTTTCCTACAGGCACTAAAGAAGCATTAAATTGAATAATATCCGCAGTTTGCAAGACAGGATACCCCATAAGCCCGTAGCTGACAAGCCCTGAGTAATTTTGATTTTCTTCATTTTCTTCAATGTTGCCTCTGAGAATTTTAATCATATCTTTAAGAGTTGTATCTCGTTCTACCCAATTTTGAGGAGTAATCATACTTAATAATAAATGAAGCTCTGCTGTTTCAGGAACAAGCGACTGCACATAAATAATTGATTTTTCCGGATTTATTCCGCAGGCAAGCCAATCAAGAGCGACATCAACAATATTTTGCTTTAAAGCTGAAGTGTCATCGAATTTTGTAGTGAGCGCATGCCAGTCTGCTATTGCAAAAAAGCATTCATAATCATCCTGAAAAGATATCCAATTTTTTAAAACACCCATATAATGCCCCAAATGAAGCTTTCCCGTAGGACGCATGCCGGACATTATCCTATTTTTTTTAATTTGTTGGTTTTTTATGATAGTCATAACTAAAGTCACCCTTATTAAAGTAACTTTATTTTATCGCATAAATTTTTTTACACAAAAGCATTTGCAACCACAGACTTTTTAAAAGGGTTATCAGTTATTAGCGGAAGTTTTTCTTTGTAGCCATAATTTTGATCAACAAATCCTTTGAATTTATTAAATACATCCGGAGTCCATTTAGGATTTTCTTCCTGCATTTTTTCCATTATCCCTATTGCTTCTTGTGGTGAAAAAGCCGGCTTGTAGGATCGTTTTGTTGTTAAGGCGTTATATACGTCCGCCAATTTTATAACATCTTCTTTTTGTTTATTTTTATTGAAAAAAGAGAATTTATTAACAGGGGAATGATGGCTGCCTACAAGAGCTGCTATATTTCCAAAACTTTTGTTTTTTGTTAAACCGATTTGTTCAAGAATTTGTTCACCAAATAAAGCATGTTGATCCAGTAGTTCCTTTTCTTTATTTGTTAAACGTCCGGTTTTATTTAAAATTTCCGGATTTACACCTAATTTTCCAATATCATGGAGAAGGGAGGCTGTCTTGATTTCTTCAAGATCCTCGTAAGTGAATTTATTCATAGATTTTGCAAATTGTGTAGCTATTCCTGCAACCTGATATGAATGGTCTGCTGTGTAGGGATCGTATTTGGCAAGCAGTTTAATCAAATGGTCGCAAGCTTTTTTCACCCCTTCAGGCTTTTGAACCTCTATAGGGTTGTTTTGGAAATATTCTTTTATTTTTAATAAAGAATTTTTTCCCGAAAATACTGTTTTGACTTCAGGTTTAGAGAAAGGATTGCTTGAAGGCACCCATGAGTCGGTTACAGCCTGTTTTTTAAAAGCAGGTTGATTAGATCCGGCTTCAGGCAATATATTAATTTTTGGAGGAGTAATGCTTTGCTGGTTGTTAACAGCAGGCTTCGCCGAAAATACTAAAAAATTAGCATTCCTGATCAATATTAGCTTCCTTGTATTCCATATATTATTTTAAAAACATGAAATTTTAAAAAATTGCCTGTTTTATCGAAAATAAATTCGTTTTAGTATAATTTCATGTTATTTAAAATTGGCAAGCTGGACTTCAGGTTTGAATTTTGAAAAAGGAGTCGTGTTTTGATAAATTTCACTCCATTTTTTCATTATGATTTGTTTTAATAAGTCTTTTTCTTCCAGAGAAAGCATCTCCCAGTAAACAGGTTTTATTAAAACCATAAGTTTATTTCTTGCTATAGGGTTAACATAAATAGTCTGAATATAGTCTTTGTATTTTGAAGATCTTAAATCAGTTATTATTTGGACATTTGCAGGAGAAAGTGAATAAAAATCAGAATCATTTTTTTCAAGTTTTTTATAAACAACAGAATGCAATTCTGAAAAACTGTTGAACAAAAAGCAAATAAAA
Encoded proteins:
- a CDS encoding HD domain-containing phosphohydrolase translates to MIRNANFLVFSAKPAVNNQQSITPPKINILPEAGSNQPAFKKQAVTDSWVPSSNPFSKPEVKTVFSGKNSLLKIKEYFQNNPIEVQKPEGVKKACDHLIKLLAKYDPYTADHSYQVAGIATQFAKSMNKFTYEDLEEIKTASLLHDIGKLGVNPEILNKTGRLTNKEKELLDQHALFGEQILEQIGLTKNKSFGNIAALVGSHHSPVNKFSFFNKNKQKEDVIKLADVYNALTTKRSYKPAFSPQEAIGIMEKMQEENPKWTPDVFNKFKGFVDQNYGYKEKLPLITDNPFKKSVVANAFV
- a CDS encoding Nramp family divalent metal transporter, with protein sequence MLSSNKIIESLKETHKPSLRAKNFLKYLGTGVLVTVGFIDPGNWAANIAAGSTFGYSLLWVITIATFILIILQQNAAQLGIVSGMCLAEAATAYLKPYISRPVLFSAILAVIATALAEIIGSAIALNMLFHLPIKIGAILSAIFCSWLLATNSYKKLENLIIGFVSLIGISFLFELNLPHINWGVVASSSFIPSFPHGSLFVIMAMLGAVVMPHNLFLHSEIINNKEWHLEGEDKIKKHLKYSFIDTLFSMIIGWAINCAIIIVAAATFFDHHVVVTELQQAVVLLKPILGHFSSIVFSIALLFAGIASATTAGIAGGSIFAGLYKEIYDITDVHTEIGSYITYIAAVLIIFFISDFYKAIILSQIILSIQLPFTIILQIYLTSSPKIMGKYISNKFFNVFLWFIAFVVIILNILLVVFSLKG
- the trpS gene encoding tryptophan--tRNA ligase; protein product: MTIIKNQQIKKNRIMSGMRPTGKLHLGHYMGVLKNWISFQDDYECFFAIADWHALTTKFDDTSALKQNIVDVALDWLACGINPEKSIIYVQSLVPETAELHLLLSMITPQNWVERDTTLKDMIKILRGNIEENEENQNYSGLVSYGLMGYPVLQTADIIQFNASLVPVGKDQLAHLEISRDIARRFNHLYKTNLIKEPQPKLTETPLLKGIDGQKMGKSFNNDIKISDSEEITTKKIMQAITDRNRIKKTDPGNPENCEVVCPYYKIFADEETVKKQRYNCENALWGCADCKRELASIINNQFKDTREKRLEFEKNPDYIHEIIKTGSQKAREEAALFLKEIKKTMRLY